The following coding sequences are from one Pseudomonas oryzae window:
- a CDS encoding LysR substrate-binding domain-containing protein, which translates to MNLETKWLEDFVALAATRSFSQAAQKRFVTQPAFSRRIRSLEEALGLTLVNRARTPVELTEAGQLFLVTARSVVAQIGEAVRHLHDLEGDQGEVLQISAAHSLTLGFFPAWIAGLRRAGLAIKSRLVASNVGEAVLALRDGTCDLILAYHDPDAALQLDPELFPSLHLGATAMLPVCAVDEGGRPLFDLDSGQSVPLLAYTAGAFLGRSVNLLLRQRALRSTTVYETAMADSLKSMALQGLGVAWVPRLSVTSELARGELAVCGGEQWQVPLEIRLYRCALLHKPAVRRLWKVLEEGQAAPAGLAEGVVPGG; encoded by the coding sequence ATGAATCTGGAAACCAAATGGCTGGAGGACTTCGTCGCCCTGGCCGCCACCCGCAGCTTTTCGCAGGCGGCGCAAAAGCGCTTCGTTACCCAGCCGGCGTTCAGCCGGCGCATCCGCTCGCTGGAGGAAGCCCTCGGCCTGACCCTGGTCAACCGCGCGCGCACCCCGGTGGAGCTGACCGAGGCCGGCCAGCTGTTCCTGGTCACCGCGCGCAGCGTGGTGGCGCAGATCGGCGAGGCGGTGCGCCACCTGCACGACCTCGAGGGCGACCAGGGCGAGGTGCTGCAGATCTCCGCCGCCCACTCGCTGACCCTCGGCTTCTTCCCGGCGTGGATCGCCGGCCTGCGCCGCGCCGGTCTGGCGATCAAGAGCCGCCTGGTGGCGAGCAACGTCGGCGAGGCGGTGCTGGCCCTGCGCGACGGCACCTGCGACCTGATCCTCGCCTACCACGACCCCGACGCCGCCCTGCAGCTCGACCCCGAGCTGTTCCCCTCGCTGCACCTGGGTGCCACCGCCATGCTGCCGGTGTGCGCGGTGGACGAGGGCGGCCGCCCGCTGTTCGACCTCGACAGCGGGCAGAGCGTACCGCTGCTGGCCTACACCGCCGGCGCCTTCCTCGGCCGCTCGGTCAACCTGCTGCTGCGCCAGCGCGCCCTGCGCTCGACCACCGTGTACGAGACGGCGATGGCCGACAGCCTGAAGAGCATGGCCCTGCAGGGCCTCGGCGTGGCCTGGGTGCCGCGCCTGTCGGTGACCAGCGAACTGGCGCGCGGCGAGCTGGCGGTGTGCGGCGGCGAGCAGTGGCAGGTGCCGCTGGAGATCCGCCTGTACCGCTGCGCGCTGCTGCACAAGCCAGCGGTCAGGCGGCTGTGGAAGGTGCTGGAGGAGGGCCAGGCGGCTCCTGCCGGGCTGGCGGAAGGCGTCGTGCCCGGCGGCTGA